The sequence TTACCGGGGGGAGGGACTGGCAACCTTAGTAGTAACAAAGCTGTGCTCCGATCTGGTGAGTGAAGGGAAGTCGCTGTGCCTGTTCTACGATAATCCGGACGCGGCCTCCATCTACAAACGAATCGGCTTCCGGGACATCGGCGATTGGTCGATGATGTACAGATAGACAGCCTCGAAAGCTGATCTTGGAGAAACTGACTTTGTAATCTTTTTCGGCTGCGTTATACTAAATTTCTGAAGACATCATTGCCGAGAATTTACTTGAAGGAGCGCGATACGCTTGCAGGAAAAACAAGAGAAAACAGGCTACAAATCGATAGCCCTCGACATCGCAGGACGAATCGTAAGCGGCGAATTTCCCGTCAACAGCAAAATCTCGGGGCGTTCGCTTTTGGCCGGTATTTATCATGTGTCCCCGGAGACGATCCGTAAAGCTATCGGCCTGCTAAAGGATGAGAATATTGTATCTGTGTCCCAGGGCAAGGAAATTGTCATTTCCTCCGACCAAAAGGCATTGGAATACACAACCCGAAACAACTACTTGAAATCCGCTTATTCACTAAAACAGGACCTGACCAAATTGCTGGAGGAAAAGCATCAGATGGACCAAAAGTTCGAGGTGCTGTTGACCCAAATCATTGAAGCATCGGACAGGCTCCAGAATTTAAAACCTTATCATCCGGTGGAGATCAAAATAAATGAGAACTCGCATGTGGTCGGGAAAACGATCGGCAATCTGCAGTTTTGGCAAAATACCGGCGCGACGATTATTGCGCTTCGCAGAGGCACCGAGGTAACTATTTCTCCGGGACCGCATGTCATATTGGGAGCGCATGATATGATTATAGCGGTTGGTGACGAGAATATGTATAAAAGAACCGAGCTGTTCATTAACCGGGTGACCGATCAGGATGAACCGGAGTACGAATACTGATTCGCTGACAGGGGGCATTTGCCCTCTTTTTTTTTGACATTTCCCTCCCCAAAAAACTTCTAATCCGATATCCTGATACAAAAAGCAACTGACGGCCGTCTTATATATAGCTGCAGCTAATAAGGAGGCATTACAAAATGGAAATTCCGGAATCCGAACATTTTCGATCGATATTTTATGAACACTACCCTGCTGTCCGGCGCAAATTGATCGCTCTTGTGCGCGATGAGGCGGCAGCCGATGATCTGGCTCAGGATGTATTCTTGCGGTTATACCGCAATCCCCCGGACGACCCGGCAGCGCTGGGCGCTTGGCTCCACCGTGTGCTTACCCGGATCGGCTATGATTATTTAGACAAGAAAGCAAGGGAACGGCGGCTGCAGAGCAAGCAGGAGCTGATGTACGGCACGGAGGCATCGCCGCCATCAGGCGAAGAATTGATGCTGCGCAAGCTGGATCAGGAGGATGTGCGGGAATGGCTGGATGAGCTGCCCGAGCGTGACAGACAGGCGCTTCTCCTCCGATATTCCGGTTACAGTTATGCGGAGATCGCCGGCGAACTTGGGGTCAGGGCTCCGGCTGTAGGCACGCTGCTGCACCGGGCTACGCAAAGGCTGAAAGCCACTGCATCCAAATCGCTGCCGCAAATGGACTGACAGCTTAATCTTAAGGAGGACGTTGATTAATGAATAATCATTCTGCAAATCACGATAAAGAGAAGCAAAGAACGGATGAGGCATGGACAAGACTTCAGGAGACGCTTGCGGGCGAGCCGATGAATCATAAATGGGCGGAATGGGACCAGAAGGCGGAAGCGGCAAAGCTTGAAACACTGAAACAAGATGGATATCTTTCCGGTGCAGATTACCATAAGGCTGAGGAGCTGGGTTATGCAGAGCAGCAAGACCCTGTTACCGGCAGCAGCGGAGATCGAAGCCGTTCACGCCGTCCGAAGATGAACCGCCGCCGGAAATGGGGGATAGCTGCCGCAAGTATTACCATTGTTGCCGCCATCCTCGCCACCCCTGTAGGCAACACGGCGATGGCCGCCATCCTCAATCAGTTCCGTATACAGTCGGTAACGGTTGTCAATGAGGACGATCTGCGGAACATGTTCAATTCGGTTAGCGAGAACGGCGACCTGAAAGAGACTATTAACAAGTTTGGTTCCTTTTCAAGCAGTTCAGGCACAATCAGCGGAAAGATCAAGCCGGAGCAAGTTAAGAACAAGTTAGGGTATGCGCCGTTAAGCACGGCTTTGTCCGATAACGGAACTGAGCTATCAGTATATCCTTCCACTGAAGTTACACTTAATCTTAATGTAAAAGAAGTCAATAAAGCGATGAAACGTTTGGGCGCCGAGCAGCTGCTGCCGGAATCCATTGACGGAAAACCCATTACGCTGCACATACCGGAAACCGTGAACTATAATCTGTCCCCTGACAGCGCGCATTGGGCTAACCTGACACAAATGAATACTCCCGTAATAACCGTAGACCCTTCGATCAAGGTAGAAGAAGCGCTGGAAACCGTTATCAACTTCCCGCTGCTGCCGGATTCTTTGAAATCCAGTCTTAAGCAGAGTAGTATTCTGGCGGGTGAAGTTCCGATACCGCTTATTACTCAAGAACATACAGAGCAAGTCACGGTAGAGGGTACAAAAGTTTTTGTGAGTCGCTATGAATACGGTCAAGATACAGCTTATAATGCTGTCTGGATACACAATGGCCAATTATTTGAGTTATCCAGCGGGAATATTTATACCACCAAAGAGAAGATAACCGCGAAGGTTCAGGAGTTGATCCAATCATGAGTGTACCGGCAATAGAAACATGGTCCCTGACTAAAGAATATGATAACGGACGCGGTTGCCGGGATGTAAGCATTACCGTAGGGAAAGGGGAAGCCTTCGGCTTCCTCGGCCCTAACGGTGCAGGCAAAAGCACCTTGGTCAAAATGCTGGTCGGCCTGATTACACCCTCAAGCGGCAGAGCCGCATTGCTGGGCTACAAGATCGGTTCTCTTGCGGCGAAGTCGCAGATCGGCTATTTACCCGAATTATACCGTTACCAGGAGTGGATGACCGGAGAAGAAGTTGTGGAGCTTCATGCGCGGCTATGCCGTGTTGAGCGTTCGGTGACAGCCAAGCGGGTTCCGGCGCTTCTTGAGGAAGTAGGACTCGGACAGCGGGGAAGAGACAGGGTCAAGCATTACTCCAAAGGGATGCAGCAGCGGCTGGGACTTGCCTGCGCGCTGGTCAATGATCCCGAGATTATTTTTCTAGATGAGCCGTCATCGGCGCTGGACCCCATCGGACGCAGAGAAGTCCGTAATATTCTGGAGAAGCTGAAGGAGCGGGGTAAAACGATCTTTCTCAACTCCCATCTGCTGGAGGAGGTTGAGCTGCTGTGCGACCGGATGGCGCTGCTGAATAACGGTGTTATCCTGCGGCACGGCAGAGTGTCCGAGGTGCTGCGCAAGCAAACGAAGTGGCTTTTTAAAGTGGGCGGATTCACGCCTTTTTTGCGTTCCTGGCTGAATGAACAGACGGGTCTGCACATCAGGCTGTCTTCGCGGCAGGAGCAAACTTTCCAAGGGCTTAATAGAGGAGACCCGCTTCCGTCCGGGCAATCGCAATCGCAGGATGAAAGTGTAGTATGGCTGGAGGCCGAACTGGACAGCGAGGAGCAAGCGGGCTGGATCAATGCGCTCATCGTGGAGCAGGGAATGACGCTTTATGAAGTCACGCGTGAACAAGAACGTCTGGAAGAGTGGTTCGTGAATACCGTATCCGGACTTGACCACAGAGGTGAACGGGAATGAGGATCATTTGGGGCATAACCTGGAAAGAAATGCTGCGCAAGAAAGTGCTGCTGCTTACTCTGCTCATGACTGCAGTATTTCTTATAGGCTTCTGGTTTTTGGCGGGCGCAATCGGAGATCAAGGCGGGCAGCAAGGGCTCGGCGACAGCGGAGAAGCATTGATAAACCGATTTGCAAACGGTGCGGTCATCATGGCGCTTGGTTTTATGTTCGGGTCATTTGTACTCGCGTTTCTGGCGATATTCACTTCTTTCTCGGCAATCGCGGGGGAAGCTGAAGCAGGCGTGCTTCAGGCGCTGCTTGCCCGGCCGCTTCCGCGCTGGAAGTGGTACGTCGGGCGTTGGCTGGGGTATGTAACCGTGGGAATCGCATACGCACTCCTGCTGTTTGTTTCCATTCTGTCCATTACCCGGACGCATGCCGCGATTCCATTAGATCCGGCAGCCTGGATCAAGTCCTTCCTGCTGTTTTCCCTGGCCGTCCCTCTGCTCGTGACCGTGTCCATGCTCGGCTCCGGATTATTCTCTGCCATTGGCAACGGGGTGTTTATGACGATGTTATACGGAGCAAGCTGGCTGGGAGGCATGATTGAACGGATCGGCTCTGGTATCAGCAGGGACCCTGCTGTGACGGATTCACTGAATCGCCTGACCGGAATCATATCGCTCATCATGCCTGCGGACGGTCTGCAGCGCAAAGTGATTGCCGAGTTGTTCAGCTTTGAGGAATTGAGCGGAATGGTTCCTATCGATATGTCTTCACCCGGATTCAACAATTTATCCTCGGTTCCTTCAAATTCCTTTGTTGTATATGCCATCGTGTACATGGCTGCAGCTTTTATTATCGGGATGCTGCGTTTTAAATCCAAGGATCTATAATAGGTTGGGATTCAATGTAACCCCGAATTCTTTGCAACGTATTGTTTCAAAGGAGGCGATGTTAATGAATTTATATTTTCGGGATAATTTTTTTAATGCGGGTGTTACAGAGATTCTGAATGAACAGGAAGAGAACGTGGGTCATATAGATTTGAAAAGTGCTTTTGGTTCTGCAATCGACGTGTATGGGCAGAATGGTCAGCTGCTGTGCAAAGGACATTTTCCATTCTTCTCTAACAAATGGGAGGTTACCGGTCAAGGCGGGGAACTCTTAGGTGCGCTTAGAAGCAGGTTTGCACTGTTCACAAAGAAATTCTCGTATGAAACCGAGGGACGAGGGAGCTACGAGATTACTTCCCCGGCATTTTCAAGAGAATACGAGATATCCGATGAATCCGAAATCATTGCCAGTTTCAGACAAGTTAACGGCTGGTTTTCTTCAGGGGCTTATCTTCTGAACAATCAATGTGATCATTTGGATACTTACGAGCTTGTAGCGGTGATCATGGGAATGCATGCCATTCAGAAAAGACATCGTGACGCGGCAAACAGCACAACCTAATCCATGTTTCTTTAGCAAGAACGTGTTAGTACAAGAAAAAGCAGCGACGATCTAAGACTTTATTTTTGAGTCCTAGACCGCCGCTGTTTCTTTTTTGGGTTGGTGCCGAAGAAAGCACGGAACATGCCAAATTTAAGGATTTGAACAGATTTAGTGTCGCAGTCCCCCACCTCAAAGCCAACAGCGAAGGTGGGGGTTAGACACGTTCGCTTAACAAACATATGTTCTTGTGTTATGCTAGATCCATCAAACTTCGATGGAGGCGCATCTCATGAAGGTGGTCAAAACACTTAAACATCCGATTACGTCTCACCACCGCATGCTGGATGCGACTCTCCATGTGTATCAAGAGGCCTCTCGTTCTTGATTACGGTCATTCAAGAGCAGTTGATCGCCTTGGCATCGCTATCCACCCAAGCGGTGGTGACGGCGGTAGAACGGCTGACTCATTGTACCCGGCACAATCCGAATCCGCTCTACGCCGAGTTTGATCAACGCTTTTATAAGTTTCCTTCGTACTTCCGCAGAAGTGCCATTGCAGAAGCATTTGGTATTGTGAAAAGTCATCATTCCCGTTTTCAGCTTTGGCAAGCCGAGCGGCAACACGCCCAGCAAGAAGGGAAACGCTTTTCGAAGAAACCGCCGACACTCCAAGCTCAGCATCAGGCGTTCCCTTGCTTCTACAAAGGCAATATGTTCATTCGAACCTCCGAAAGGGCAGCCAACATCAAAGTATTTCATCAAGGCGATTGGGTCTGGCTCCCCATCACCTTTAAAGGGCAAGACCTATTTAAACGCAACGTATGGAGCATGAAAGAATGCAACCCCACATTAGTCCGAAAAGGAAAACGCTATGCCCTTCATATCGCCTATGAAGGGGATGTGAAGTTGACTCCGACGGAACGTTCCAAGCAGCGGGTGTGCGCCGTTGATTTAGGATTAACGAATTCCGCAGTTTGTTCCGTGATGGACGCTAACGGCACTGTCTTGGCGAGGAGTTTTATCAACCAAGCCAAAGAAAAAGACCGGATGCGCCAAATCACAGGCAAACTAAAACAAGCTCAGCGACAATCCGGTATAGGGATAAAACCGAATTTCTGGCGGCAGATAAACGGCTTACAGACGCATATCGTCCACGATACCGCACATCAAATCCTCGCCTTTGCCCAAAAGTATAGCGCAGATTTCATTGTCATGGAGTATTTAGGCAAGATGCGTCTCCCTAAAGGAACGTGGGGGGCCAGGCGGCTTCGTGCCAAACTCCAGTTTTGGGCGAAACGGCGCATCCAAACGAAAGTGACCGAAATGGCGCATTTTCTGGGGATACGGGTTTCCATGGTTAACCCTGCGAATACAAGTGC is a genomic window of Paenibacillus durus ATCC 35681 containing:
- a CDS encoding ABC transporter ATP-binding protein, with product MSVPAIETWSLTKEYDNGRGCRDVSITVGKGEAFGFLGPNGAGKSTLVKMLVGLITPSSGRAALLGYKIGSLAAKSQIGYLPELYRYQEWMTGEEVVELHARLCRVERSVTAKRVPALLEEVGLGQRGRDRVKHYSKGMQQRLGLACALVNDPEIIFLDEPSSALDPIGRREVRNILEKLKERGKTIFLNSHLLEEVELLCDRMALLNNGVILRHGRVSEVLRKQTKWLFKVGGFTPFLRSWLNEQTGLHIRLSSRQEQTFQGLNRGDPLPSGQSQSQDESVVWLEAELDSEEQAGWINALIVEQGMTLYEVTREQERLEEWFVNTVSGLDHRGERE
- a CDS encoding sigma-70 family RNA polymerase sigma factor; amino-acid sequence: MEIPESEHFRSIFYEHYPAVRRKLIALVRDEAAADDLAQDVFLRLYRNPPDDPAALGAWLHRVLTRIGYDYLDKKARERRLQSKQELMYGTEASPPSGEELMLRKLDQEDVREWLDELPERDRQALLLRYSGYSYAEIAGELGVRAPAVGTLLHRATQRLKATASKSLPQMD
- a CDS encoding TrkA C-terminal domain-containing protein, giving the protein MQEKQEKTGYKSIALDIAGRIVSGEFPVNSKISGRSLLAGIYHVSPETIRKAIGLLKDENIVSVSQGKEIVISSDQKALEYTTRNNYLKSAYSLKQDLTKLLEEKHQMDQKFEVLLTQIIEASDRLQNLKPYHPVEIKINENSHVVGKTIGNLQFWQNTGATIIALRRGTEVTISPGPHVILGAHDMIIAVGDENMYKRTELFINRVTDQDEPEYEY
- a CDS encoding RNA-guided endonuclease TnpB family protein, which gives rise to MITVIQEQLIALASLSTQAVVTAVERLTHCTRHNPNPLYAEFDQRFYKFPSYFRRSAIAEAFGIVKSHHSRFQLWQAERQHAQQEGKRFSKKPPTLQAQHQAFPCFYKGNMFIRTSERAANIKVFHQGDWVWLPITFKGQDLFKRNVWSMKECNPTLVRKGKRYALHIAYEGDVKLTPTERSKQRVCAVDLGLTNSAVCSVMDANGTVLARSFINQAKEKDRMRQITGKLKQAQRQSGIGIKPNFWRQINGLQTHIVHDTAHQILAFAQKYSADFIVMEYLGKMRLPKGTWGARRLRAKLQFWAKRRIQTKVTEMAHFLGIRVSMVNPANTSALAFDGSGFVQRNRKRDVAVFATGKTYHADLNASYNIGARYVLRSIHKATSEKMWLPLEAKDPSLAKRTYWTLASLIRVQQALSLQT
- a CDS encoding ABC transporter permease, with product MRIIWGITWKEMLRKKVLLLTLLMTAVFLIGFWFLAGAIGDQGGQQGLGDSGEALINRFANGAVIMALGFMFGSFVLAFLAIFTSFSAIAGEAEAGVLQALLARPLPRWKWYVGRWLGYVTVGIAYALLLFVSILSITRTHAAIPLDPAAWIKSFLLFSLAVPLLVTVSMLGSGLFSAIGNGVFMTMLYGASWLGGMIERIGSGISRDPAVTDSLNRLTGIISLIMPADGLQRKVIAELFSFEELSGMVPIDMSSPGFNNLSSVPSNSFVVYAIVYMAAAFIIGMLRFKSKDL